The window AAAAAAACGTAAAACTATAATTTCCCTGTTTTTCTAATTAATTCAGTTCCTAACAATCACCATAAGCTGTGGAATCCAAAGGAAATGAACGCAAATACCTTTTAAAAAAAGAAGTAACATCCACATTACTATTCCCTCGCCTAACCATTGAAGATTTAGACATAAACATTAATGAAGAAGCTGAATTTTTATCCAACTCAGTCAGTGAACTCAGTTCAGCAATTGACTCGCCAAAAATCAACTCCACATTCTTCAGTATAAACTCATTTCCAACGAGTTGATTAAACAGAACAGACTCAGTAACCGAGTTCTTCTTCTTACGCTCCAATGCTTCTCGTACAATTTCTGTTAACATTGCATTCGATAATCGTCGAACGCCTCTTGCTCCTCCCATAATAATTGCTGAACTGGCTTGTCTTTTACCATTGGACTGAATGTTTTCCAACTTTTTTCTTCCATGCTTGGATAGTACATTAGAGTAAGTTATTCTTGAAACAAGAACCGAGTCTTGACCCAGATTCTTGACTCGACTCAGTGAGTCACCGAGTAATAATATTTCCTTCAAATCTACTAGCATTATATGCTTGAAATTTCTTCTGATTCGACCTAATAACATTGGATAACACGCCCATCTTCTTAAACTCATGGGTACATTATCTAAAAACCCGGTTAAGGAATTTTCCGGGTCAAGTTCATCAGCGTAGAATCCTACAACCGAGCCATAACTCATCCGAGTTGACTCAgtaatgtcattttcttcactgaAATTGCTGTGAATTTTGCGACCCCAGATGGGCTCTGCGCTTTCATTCGCTTTCTTATTGGAAATCTTGGAATGGGTCGTGTCGAAATCGGATGTTGAGTTGTTCTTTTGGTAGCTATAAAAGATTTTCAAGAATGAGTTGTGTTCTTCAGCAATTGTTTTTTCAAAAAGAATGGAC is drawn from Nicotiana tomentosiformis chromosome 12, ASM39032v3, whole genome shotgun sequence and contains these coding sequences:
- the LOC104114096 gene encoding uncharacterized protein, which codes for MGNRANAKEKRSSSSNEGWGMGFFFIFFPKDDSAIITNNDDNKKNSLFSINTSLRSSNSTHLISKVQSTISICALFIFITLLLFTLSTFEPSTSHHFPSRKHPISSNNKSNSSFQHALQGMGSLYIKGTRAMNHLIIAHLTESVTVNELKLFSRLFYRSKMAPKSDLLFIFPSKSILFEKTIAEEHNSFLKIFYSYQKNNSTSDFDTTHSKISNKKANESAEPIWGRKIHSNFSEENDITESTRMSYGSVVGFYADELDPENSLTGFLDNVPMSLRRWACYPMLLGRIRRNFKHIMLVDLKEILLLGDSLSRVKNLGQDSVLVSRITYSNVLSKHGRKKLENIQSNGKRQASSAIIMGGARGVRRLSNAMLTEIVREALERKKKNSVTESVLFNQLVGNEFILKNVELIFGESIAELSSLTELDKNSASSLMFMSKSSMVRRGNSNVDVTSFFKRYLRSFPLDSTAYGDC